A genomic segment from Spinacia oleracea cultivar Varoflay chromosome 3, BTI_SOV_V1, whole genome shotgun sequence encodes:
- the LOC110804013 gene encoding uncharacterized protein: MPYDLYSYITKDIWKEFVKIRTSEEAEEISEKARQSQSFNIYPHHMGQKSYAEMTSEWQRKGYIPSVSSSSEGSSASTISSSLPSRTCLWLLARSVPDEKGNPYLPDEGTQKVKENIDEWKRKQDEGEFVPKSARDDVLSRALGKTKEGRPLTFGGGVGIKAVWGTGERRSFRRYGDAEMEEMEARVTKRVKDETIQEMNSKMDAMVMEKFITFAKELGVQILSQMRIDTNVHSSCRSGGLDPFADITV, from the exons atgccatatgatttgtatagttatataactaaggatatatggaaggaatttgtgaagatacgtacctccgaagaagctgag gaaataagtgagaaagcaagacaaagtcaatctttcaacatatatcctcatcatatgggacagaaatcatatgctgaaatgacaagtgaatggcagagaaaagggtacattccctcagtttcttcgtcatctgaaggttcctctgcgtctacaatttcttcaagtttgccgagtaggacatgtttatggcttcttgcaagatcggtaccagatgagaaaggaaatccttacttgccggatgagggcacacaaaaggtcaaagaaaatatt gatgaatggaaaaggaaacaagatgaaggggaatttgttcccaaaagtgcacgagatgatgtcttatctcgtgcacttggtaagactaaagaagggagaccactaacatttggtggtggagtaggcatcaaagctgtgtgggggaccggagagcggcgtagctttcgacggtatggagatgcggagatggaggaaatggaagcaagagtgaccaaaagggtcaaagatgagacaatacaagagatgaattccaagatggatgccatggttatggagaaatttatcacatttgctaaagaacttggtgtccaaatactAAGCCAGATGAGGATAGACACAAATGTTCATAGTAGTTGTCGTTCCGGGGGTTTAGATCCATTTGCCGACATTACGGTatga